From Apium graveolens cultivar Ventura chromosome 9, ASM990537v1, whole genome shotgun sequence, the proteins below share one genomic window:
- the LOC141686643 gene encoding uncharacterized protein LOC141686643 has translation MDLMQGFTSMLNAVRETPVLRLSRETIQVLWKVLQLSEYHPSPLRNLKLLFLQGLDDMLIRSTDHVIDYLLSNSPCAGILQGHHGGNQKLQKRGRHMSEFAG, from the exons ATGGATCTAATGCAGGGTTTCACTTCCATGCTGAACGCAGTCAGAGAAACTCCGGTTCTTAGACTTTCAAGGGAAACAATTCAG GTTCTTTGGAAGGTTCTACAATTGTCAGAATATCATCCTTCTCCATTACGCAACCTCAAGTTACTTTTCCTACAAGGGCTAGATGATATGCTAATCAGATCTACCGATCATGTCATTGACTACTTGCTCAGCAACTCTCCTTGTGCAGGGATCCTCCAAG GTCATCATGGAGGAAATCAGAAATTGCAGAAAAGAGGAAGGCATATGTCAGAGTTCGCCGGCTGA
- the LOC141685818 gene encoding F-box/FBD/LRR-repeat protein At2g26030-like, whose amino-acid sequence MDRISKLPDELLRKILSELDSRDAVQTSVLSKRWVDVWTTLPCLKFKPNSYKDDGDCCKFVTNFLTARDQQSVLVEIVIDSSRHLNTRIYERLLESFDYGEPRFAPTVPRGFLTFGNALDLTSRYKVHPQEWRLSSLTSLCLL is encoded by the coding sequence ATGGATAGAATCAGCAAGTTGCCTGATGAACTGCTTCGCAAAATCCTCTCTGAACTCGATTCTCGTGATGCAGTACAAACAAGTGTATTATCGAAAAGATGGGTTGATGTTTGGACTACTCTTCCTTGTCTTAAATTTAAACCAAACTCATATAAAGATGATGGAGATTGTTGTAAATTTGTTACTAATTTTCTTACAGCTCGAGATCAGCAGTCTGTTCTTGTAGAAATTGTAATAGATAGCAGTCGTCACCTAAACACAAGGATTTATGAAAGATTGTTAGAAAGTTTTGATTATGGGGAACCGCGGTTCGCCCCTACTGTCCCTCGCGGTTTTCTCACATTTGGAAATGCTTTGGATCTAACATCTCGCTACAAAGTGCATCCTCAAGAGTGGAGATTGTCTTCTTTAACTTCTTTGTGTCTTCTTTAA